The following proteins are encoded in a genomic region of Takifugu rubripes chromosome 9, fTakRub1.2, whole genome shotgun sequence:
- the myrf gene encoding myelin regulatory factor isoform X4 translates to MDVVDETEALQRFFEGHDITSALEPVNIDTSILEEYISKEDDSTDICFSEVHSTPGATYSSPQAGVSSAGGLVCAVSPPIPLRQGAPIAGPPNCQNTYPQGPSLGLRHNYSCLGQQQPHQQQQAHVKPEHRGHYAPGTLPESPPDSSSEPYSPQQVNDPHMIRAMTPENMCHMTPTPPLPPHGHYPMYLKPEPMISQYPIGPATSASGDMQQTQMLHQLLQHPQGQDSIPAHQAKKRKHSDSPNSTLNTQILTGLMQDADNAYLDPNYQCIKWQPHQQSKWTPLYDANGKELPMPTYRVDADKGFNFSLADDAFVCQKKNHFQVTVYVGMLGDAKYIKTSEGLQPIDCFYLKLHGVKVEAINQSISVEQSQSDRSKRPFKPVLVTLPPEQVTKVTVGRLHFSETTANNMRKKGKPNPDQRYFMLVVALHAQSHSQSYIVAAHASERIIVRVTSGHASNPGQFESDNEVLWQRGQLPDSVYHHGRVGVNTDRPDEALVVHGNLKVMGSLVHPSDIRAKENVQEVNTTDNLKRISQMRLVHYQYKPEFAATVGIENTAETGVIAQEVQQILPEAVKEGGDVVCANGETIANLLVVNKELIFMENVGAVKELCKLTDNLETRIDELERWSRKLAKLRRLDSMKSTVSGGTVSQSGSYFSRTGSGPLKKKMVRPGSKNSVPDQGCISQRFMQGAILALVIVMAFSVISMSILYVLTLHHRGDVTDKDGSLPSCALHISWMPVFTATVHFCPPVCLWSRAALGSSRKSPYTPASTTPACCSTPAVNNQSVTGLTLSNNQSAPDLGSLFPTPSTINKKAKSRMMDKDGRGRNRLSHTSAPLSFAKSKRPVPPDLDEAGTANRLPGGQSVSRRQRSLHPKAPMLASLQILESNQEISAAGCARPDSCSYTVSLRGNKNSTTSQITLHLTSASSVWVRHCGSTRGRLCPNRSETDLHGGQSAATQGTHHLWSIPILSFQDVTYHFRVSLSSDVSCAGDGDSSSFSEYHFLIESSCL, encoded by the exons ATGGACGTGGTAGATGAAACAGAAGCTTTACAGAGATTTTTTGAAG GTCATGATATTACCAGTGCTCTGGAGCCAGTCAACATCGACACCAGTATCCTGGAAGAGTACATCAGCAAGGAGGACGATAGCACTGACAT cTGTTTCTCAGAGGTCCACAGCACCCCGGGAGCAACGTACTCGTCTCCCCAGGCAGGAGTGTCGTCAGCTGGGGGGTTGGTGTGCGCTGTGAGCCCCCCTATTCCACTGCGCCAAGGAGCCCCCATAGCAGGGCCCCCTAACTGTCAGAACACCTACCCCCAAGGGCCATCTCTGGGCCTGCGACACAACTACTCTTGCCTGGGTCAGCAACAGCCACACCAGCAACAGCAGGCCCACGTAAAGCCTGAGCACAGGGGCCACTACGCTCCTGG GACCCTCCCTGAGTCCCCCCCGGACTCCAGCTCAGAGCCCTACTCCCCCCAGCAGGTGAATG ACCCTCACATGATCAGGGCCATGACACCAGAGAACATGTGTCACATGACTCCCACGCCGCCGCTCCCGCCACACGGGCACTACCCCATGTACCTGAAGCCCGAGCCCATGATATCGCAGTATCCCATCGGACCTGCTACGAGCGCCAGCGGAGACATGCAGCAGACACAgatgctccatcagctcctgcagcatcCTCAGGGCCAAGA CAGCATCCCCGCTCATCAGGCTAAGAAGAGGAAGCACTCCGACTCTCCCAACAGCACCCTCAATACCCAAATCCTCACAG GGCTGATGCAGGACGCCGACAACGCCTATCTGGACCCAAACTATCAGTGCATCAAGTGGCAGCCGCACCAGCAGAGCAAGTGGACGCCGCTGTACGACGCCAACGGCAAAGAGCT GCCGATGCCCACCTACCGCGTCGATGCCGACAAGGGCTTCAACTTCTCCTTGGCCGACGACGCTTTTGTCTGCCAGAAGAAGAACCACTTCCAGGTCACCGTGTACGTGGGCATGCTGGGAGATGCCAAGTACATCAAGACCAGCGAAGGCCTGCAGCCGATCGACTGCTTTTATCTGAAGCTCCACGGAGTAAAA GTGGAGGCTATAAACCAGTCCATCAGTGTGGAGCAGTCACAGTCCGACCGCAGCAAGAGACCGTTTAAGCCCGTGCT GGTCACCCTGCCTCCAGAGCAGGTCACAAAGGTCACAGTGGGGCGGCTCCATTTTAGCGAGACCACAGCAAACAACATGAGGAAGAAGGGCAAGCCCAACCCTGATCAGAG GTATTTCATGCTGGTGGTGGCGCTGCATGCCCAGTCCCACAGTCAGAGCTACATTGTGGCTGCGCATGCGTCTGAGAGGATCATCGTCAGGGTAACGTCAGGccat GCCTCCAACCCCGGCCAGTTTGAAAGCGACAACGAGGTGCTGTGGCAGCGCGGCCAGCTGCCAGACTCGGTGTACCACCACGGCCGGGTCGGCGTCAACACCGACCGGCCGGACGAGGCCCTGGTGGTCCATGGCAACCTGAAGGTCATGGGCTCGCTGGTGCACCCCTCTGACATCAGGGCCAAGGAAAACGTCCAGGAG GTCAACACCACAGACAATTTGAAACGGATCTCTCAGATGAGGCTGGTGCATTATCAGTACAAGCCTGAGTTTGCTGCCACCGTGGGCATAGAGAACACTGCAGAGACCG gagttATCGCCCAGGAGGTTCAGCAAATCTTGCCCGAGGCGGTGAAAGAGGGCGGCGATGTGGTGTGCGCCAACGGAGAAACCATCGCCAACCTGCTCGTCGTTAACAAG GAACTTATCTTCATGGAGAACGTGGGGGCGGTGAAGGAGCTGTGCAAGCTGACGGACAACCTGGAGACTCGTATAGACGAGCTGGAGCGATGGAGCCGCAAGCTGGCCAAGCTGCGTCGCCTGGACAGCATGAAGAGCACCGTGAGCGGAGGCACCGTCAG CCAATCAGGAAGTTATTtcagcagaacaggaagtggcccaCTCAAGAAGAAGATGGTGCGACCTGGTAGTAAG aattcTGTCCCAGATCAAGGCTGCATCAGCCAGCGGTTCATGCAGGGAGCCATCCTGGCCCTGGTCATCGTCATGGCCTTCAG TGTCATTTCCATGTCCATCCTTTATGTGTTGACCCTTCACCACCGAGGAGATGTCACAGACAAGGACGG CTCTCTTCCCTCCTGTGCTTTGCACATCTCTTGGATGCCCGTCTTCACTGCCACCGTTCatttctgtccacctgtctgcctgtg GTCCAGAGCTGCTCTGGGATCCTCGCGGAAGAGTCCATACACTCCAGCCTCTACAACACCAG CTTGTTGTTCAACTCCTGCTGTGAACAACCAATCAGTAACAGGTCTGACACTGAGCAACAACCAGTCTGCACCGG ATTTAGGAAGCCTCTTTCCAACGCCGAGCACCATTAATAAGAAGGCCAAGTCCAGAATGATGGACAAAGACGGCCGTGGCCGTAACCGCCTGAGTCACACGTCCGCCCCCTTGTCCTTTGCCAAGTCCAAAAGGCCGGTACCTCCAGACCTGGATGAGGCGGGAACTGCCAACCGTCTGCCCGGGGGTCAGAGCGTGTCTCGTAGGCAACGCAGCCTCCATCCTAAAG CTCCCATGTTGGCCAGTCTACAGATCCTGGAGAGCAACCAAGAGATCTCCGCAGCAGGTTGTGCAAGACCCGACAGCTGCAG TTACACTGTGTCTCTCCGGGGCAACAAAAATTCCACCACATCACAAATCACTTTGCACTTGAC ATCCGCCTCCAGCGTGTGGGTACGACACTGTGgatccaccagggggcgactgTGCCCGAACCGGTCAGAAACAGACCTCCATGGGGGACAGAGTGCGGCAACACAG GGGACTCACCACCTGTGGTCAATTCCCATATTGTCTTTCCAAGACGTCACTTATCACTTCCGTGTCTCCTTATCA AGCGACGTGAGTTGTGCCGGCGATGGAGACTCCTCGTCATTCTCAGAATACCATTTCCTCATTGAGAGCAGCTGTTTGTGA
- the myrf gene encoding myelin regulatory factor isoform X1, with product MDVVDETEALQRFFEGHDITSALEPVNIDTSILEEYISKEDDSTDICFSEVHSTPGATYSSPQAGVSSAGGLVCAVSPPIPLRQGAPIAGPPNCQNTYPQGPSLGLRHNYSCLGQQQPHQQQQAHVKPEHRGHYAPGTLPESPPDSSSEPYSPQQVNDPHMIRAMTPENMCHMTPTPPLPPHGHYPMYLKPEPMISQYPIGPATSASGDMQQTQMLHQLLQHPQGQDSIPAHQAKKRKHSDSPNSTLNTQILTGIIKQEPGLMQDADNAYLDPNYQCIKWQPHQQSKWTPLYDANGKELPMPTYRVDADKGFNFSLADDAFVCQKKNHFQVTVYVGMLGDAKYIKTSEGLQPIDCFYLKLHGVKVEAINQSISVEQSQSDRSKRPFKPVLVTLPPEQVTKVTVGRLHFSETTANNMRKKGKPNPDQRYFMLVVALHAQSHSQSYIVAAHASERIIVRVTSGHASNPGQFESDNEVLWQRGQLPDSVYHHGRVGVNTDRPDEALVVHGNLKVMGSLVHPSDIRAKENVQEVNTTDNLKRISQMRLVHYQYKPEFAATVGIENTAETGVIAQEVQQILPEAVKEGGDVVCANGETIANLLVVNKELIFMENVGAVKELCKLTDNLETRIDELERWSRKLAKLRRLDSMKSTVSGGTVSQSGSYFSRTGSGPLKKKMVRPGSKNSVPDQGCISQRFMQGAILALVIVMAFSVISMSILYVLTLHHRGDVTDKDGSLPSCALHISWMPVFTATVHFCPPVCLWSRAALGSSRKSPYTPASTTPACCSTPAVNNQSVTGLTLSNNQSAPDLGSLFPTPSTINKKAKSRMMDKDGRGRNRLSHTSAPLSFAKSKRPVPPDLDEAGTANRLPGGQSVSRRQRSLHPKAPMLASLQILESNQEISAAGCARPDSCSYTVSLRGNKNSTTSQITLHLTSASSVWVRHCGSTRGRLCPNRSETDLHGGQSAATQGTHHLWSIPILSFQDVTYHFRVSLSSDVSCAGDGDSSSFSEYHFLIESSCL from the exons ATGGACGTGGTAGATGAAACAGAAGCTTTACAGAGATTTTTTGAAG GTCATGATATTACCAGTGCTCTGGAGCCAGTCAACATCGACACCAGTATCCTGGAAGAGTACATCAGCAAGGAGGACGATAGCACTGACAT cTGTTTCTCAGAGGTCCACAGCACCCCGGGAGCAACGTACTCGTCTCCCCAGGCAGGAGTGTCGTCAGCTGGGGGGTTGGTGTGCGCTGTGAGCCCCCCTATTCCACTGCGCCAAGGAGCCCCCATAGCAGGGCCCCCTAACTGTCAGAACACCTACCCCCAAGGGCCATCTCTGGGCCTGCGACACAACTACTCTTGCCTGGGTCAGCAACAGCCACACCAGCAACAGCAGGCCCACGTAAAGCCTGAGCACAGGGGCCACTACGCTCCTGG GACCCTCCCTGAGTCCCCCCCGGACTCCAGCTCAGAGCCCTACTCCCCCCAGCAGGTGAATG ACCCTCACATGATCAGGGCCATGACACCAGAGAACATGTGTCACATGACTCCCACGCCGCCGCTCCCGCCACACGGGCACTACCCCATGTACCTGAAGCCCGAGCCCATGATATCGCAGTATCCCATCGGACCTGCTACGAGCGCCAGCGGAGACATGCAGCAGACACAgatgctccatcagctcctgcagcatcCTCAGGGCCAAGA CAGCATCCCCGCTCATCAGGCTAAGAAGAGGAAGCACTCCGACTCTCCCAACAGCACCCTCAATACCCAAATCCTCACAGGTATCATCAAACAAGAACCAG GGCTGATGCAGGACGCCGACAACGCCTATCTGGACCCAAACTATCAGTGCATCAAGTGGCAGCCGCACCAGCAGAGCAAGTGGACGCCGCTGTACGACGCCAACGGCAAAGAGCT GCCGATGCCCACCTACCGCGTCGATGCCGACAAGGGCTTCAACTTCTCCTTGGCCGACGACGCTTTTGTCTGCCAGAAGAAGAACCACTTCCAGGTCACCGTGTACGTGGGCATGCTGGGAGATGCCAAGTACATCAAGACCAGCGAAGGCCTGCAGCCGATCGACTGCTTTTATCTGAAGCTCCACGGAGTAAAA GTGGAGGCTATAAACCAGTCCATCAGTGTGGAGCAGTCACAGTCCGACCGCAGCAAGAGACCGTTTAAGCCCGTGCT GGTCACCCTGCCTCCAGAGCAGGTCACAAAGGTCACAGTGGGGCGGCTCCATTTTAGCGAGACCACAGCAAACAACATGAGGAAGAAGGGCAAGCCCAACCCTGATCAGAG GTATTTCATGCTGGTGGTGGCGCTGCATGCCCAGTCCCACAGTCAGAGCTACATTGTGGCTGCGCATGCGTCTGAGAGGATCATCGTCAGGGTAACGTCAGGccat GCCTCCAACCCCGGCCAGTTTGAAAGCGACAACGAGGTGCTGTGGCAGCGCGGCCAGCTGCCAGACTCGGTGTACCACCACGGCCGGGTCGGCGTCAACACCGACCGGCCGGACGAGGCCCTGGTGGTCCATGGCAACCTGAAGGTCATGGGCTCGCTGGTGCACCCCTCTGACATCAGGGCCAAGGAAAACGTCCAGGAG GTCAACACCACAGACAATTTGAAACGGATCTCTCAGATGAGGCTGGTGCATTATCAGTACAAGCCTGAGTTTGCTGCCACCGTGGGCATAGAGAACACTGCAGAGACCG gagttATCGCCCAGGAGGTTCAGCAAATCTTGCCCGAGGCGGTGAAAGAGGGCGGCGATGTGGTGTGCGCCAACGGAGAAACCATCGCCAACCTGCTCGTCGTTAACAAG GAACTTATCTTCATGGAGAACGTGGGGGCGGTGAAGGAGCTGTGCAAGCTGACGGACAACCTGGAGACTCGTATAGACGAGCTGGAGCGATGGAGCCGCAAGCTGGCCAAGCTGCGTCGCCTGGACAGCATGAAGAGCACCGTGAGCGGAGGCACCGTCAG CCAATCAGGAAGTTATTtcagcagaacaggaagtggcccaCTCAAGAAGAAGATGGTGCGACCTGGTAGTAAG aattcTGTCCCAGATCAAGGCTGCATCAGCCAGCGGTTCATGCAGGGAGCCATCCTGGCCCTGGTCATCGTCATGGCCTTCAG TGTCATTTCCATGTCCATCCTTTATGTGTTGACCCTTCACCACCGAGGAGATGTCACAGACAAGGACGG CTCTCTTCCCTCCTGTGCTTTGCACATCTCTTGGATGCCCGTCTTCACTGCCACCGTTCatttctgtccacctgtctgcctgtg GTCCAGAGCTGCTCTGGGATCCTCGCGGAAGAGTCCATACACTCCAGCCTCTACAACACCAG CTTGTTGTTCAACTCCTGCTGTGAACAACCAATCAGTAACAGGTCTGACACTGAGCAACAACCAGTCTGCACCGG ATTTAGGAAGCCTCTTTCCAACGCCGAGCACCATTAATAAGAAGGCCAAGTCCAGAATGATGGACAAAGACGGCCGTGGCCGTAACCGCCTGAGTCACACGTCCGCCCCCTTGTCCTTTGCCAAGTCCAAAAGGCCGGTACCTCCAGACCTGGATGAGGCGGGAACTGCCAACCGTCTGCCCGGGGGTCAGAGCGTGTCTCGTAGGCAACGCAGCCTCCATCCTAAAG CTCCCATGTTGGCCAGTCTACAGATCCTGGAGAGCAACCAAGAGATCTCCGCAGCAGGTTGTGCAAGACCCGACAGCTGCAG TTACACTGTGTCTCTCCGGGGCAACAAAAATTCCACCACATCACAAATCACTTTGCACTTGAC ATCCGCCTCCAGCGTGTGGGTACGACACTGTGgatccaccagggggcgactgTGCCCGAACCGGTCAGAAACAGACCTCCATGGGGGACAGAGTGCGGCAACACAG GGGACTCACCACCTGTGGTCAATTCCCATATTGTCTTTCCAAGACGTCACTTATCACTTCCGTGTCTCCTTATCA AGCGACGTGAGTTGTGCCGGCGATGGAGACTCCTCGTCATTCTCAGAATACCATTTCCTCATTGAGAGCAGCTGTTTGTGA
- the myrf gene encoding myelin regulatory factor isoform X5 — protein sequence MDVVDETEALQRFFEGHDITSALEPVNIDTSILEEYISKEDDSTDICFSEVHSTPGATYSSPQAGVSSAGGLVCAVSPPIPLRQGAPIAGPPNCQNTYPQGPSLGLRHNYSCLGQQQPHQQQQAHVKPEHRGHYAPGTLPESPPDSSSEPYSPQQVNDPHMIRAMTPENMCHMTPTPPLPPHGHYPMYLKPEPMISQYPIGPATSASGDMQQTQMLHQLLQHPQGQDIPAHQAKKRKHSDSPNSTLNTQILTGLMQDADNAYLDPNYQCIKWQPHQQSKWTPLYDANGKELPMPTYRVDADKGFNFSLADDAFVCQKKNHFQVTVYVGMLGDAKYIKTSEGLQPIDCFYLKLHGVKVEAINQSISVEQSQSDRSKRPFKPVLVTLPPEQVTKVTVGRLHFSETTANNMRKKGKPNPDQRYFMLVVALHAQSHSQSYIVAAHASERIIVRVTSGHASNPGQFESDNEVLWQRGQLPDSVYHHGRVGVNTDRPDEALVVHGNLKVMGSLVHPSDIRAKENVQEVNTTDNLKRISQMRLVHYQYKPEFAATVGIENTAETGVIAQEVQQILPEAVKEGGDVVCANGETIANLLVVNKELIFMENVGAVKELCKLTDNLETRIDELERWSRKLAKLRRLDSMKSTVSGGTVSQSGSYFSRTGSGPLKKKMVRPGSKNSVPDQGCISQRFMQGAILALVIVMAFSVISMSILYVLTLHHRGDVTDKDGSLPSCALHISWMPVFTATVHFCPPVCLWSRAALGSSRKSPYTPASTTPACCSTPAVNNQSVTGLTLSNNQSAPDLGSLFPTPSTINKKAKSRMMDKDGRGRNRLSHTSAPLSFAKSKRPVPPDLDEAGTANRLPGGQSVSRRQRSLHPKAPMLASLQILESNQEISAAGCARPDSCSYTVSLRGNKNSTTSQITLHLTSASSVWVRHCGSTRGRLCPNRSETDLHGGQSAATQGTHHLWSIPILSFQDVTYHFRVSLSSDVSCAGDGDSSSFSEYHFLIESSCL from the exons ATGGACGTGGTAGATGAAACAGAAGCTTTACAGAGATTTTTTGAAG GTCATGATATTACCAGTGCTCTGGAGCCAGTCAACATCGACACCAGTATCCTGGAAGAGTACATCAGCAAGGAGGACGATAGCACTGACAT cTGTTTCTCAGAGGTCCACAGCACCCCGGGAGCAACGTACTCGTCTCCCCAGGCAGGAGTGTCGTCAGCTGGGGGGTTGGTGTGCGCTGTGAGCCCCCCTATTCCACTGCGCCAAGGAGCCCCCATAGCAGGGCCCCCTAACTGTCAGAACACCTACCCCCAAGGGCCATCTCTGGGCCTGCGACACAACTACTCTTGCCTGGGTCAGCAACAGCCACACCAGCAACAGCAGGCCCACGTAAAGCCTGAGCACAGGGGCCACTACGCTCCTGG GACCCTCCCTGAGTCCCCCCCGGACTCCAGCTCAGAGCCCTACTCCCCCCAGCAGGTGAATG ACCCTCACATGATCAGGGCCATGACACCAGAGAACATGTGTCACATGACTCCCACGCCGCCGCTCCCGCCACACGGGCACTACCCCATGTACCTGAAGCCCGAGCCCATGATATCGCAGTATCCCATCGGACCTGCTACGAGCGCCAGCGGAGACATGCAGCAGACACAgatgctccatcagctcctgcagcatcCTCAGGGCCAAGA CATCCCCGCTCATCAGGCTAAGAAGAGGAAGCACTCCGACTCTCCCAACAGCACCCTCAATACCCAAATCCTCACAG GGCTGATGCAGGACGCCGACAACGCCTATCTGGACCCAAACTATCAGTGCATCAAGTGGCAGCCGCACCAGCAGAGCAAGTGGACGCCGCTGTACGACGCCAACGGCAAAGAGCT GCCGATGCCCACCTACCGCGTCGATGCCGACAAGGGCTTCAACTTCTCCTTGGCCGACGACGCTTTTGTCTGCCAGAAGAAGAACCACTTCCAGGTCACCGTGTACGTGGGCATGCTGGGAGATGCCAAGTACATCAAGACCAGCGAAGGCCTGCAGCCGATCGACTGCTTTTATCTGAAGCTCCACGGAGTAAAA GTGGAGGCTATAAACCAGTCCATCAGTGTGGAGCAGTCACAGTCCGACCGCAGCAAGAGACCGTTTAAGCCCGTGCT GGTCACCCTGCCTCCAGAGCAGGTCACAAAGGTCACAGTGGGGCGGCTCCATTTTAGCGAGACCACAGCAAACAACATGAGGAAGAAGGGCAAGCCCAACCCTGATCAGAG GTATTTCATGCTGGTGGTGGCGCTGCATGCCCAGTCCCACAGTCAGAGCTACATTGTGGCTGCGCATGCGTCTGAGAGGATCATCGTCAGGGTAACGTCAGGccat GCCTCCAACCCCGGCCAGTTTGAAAGCGACAACGAGGTGCTGTGGCAGCGCGGCCAGCTGCCAGACTCGGTGTACCACCACGGCCGGGTCGGCGTCAACACCGACCGGCCGGACGAGGCCCTGGTGGTCCATGGCAACCTGAAGGTCATGGGCTCGCTGGTGCACCCCTCTGACATCAGGGCCAAGGAAAACGTCCAGGAG GTCAACACCACAGACAATTTGAAACGGATCTCTCAGATGAGGCTGGTGCATTATCAGTACAAGCCTGAGTTTGCTGCCACCGTGGGCATAGAGAACACTGCAGAGACCG gagttATCGCCCAGGAGGTTCAGCAAATCTTGCCCGAGGCGGTGAAAGAGGGCGGCGATGTGGTGTGCGCCAACGGAGAAACCATCGCCAACCTGCTCGTCGTTAACAAG GAACTTATCTTCATGGAGAACGTGGGGGCGGTGAAGGAGCTGTGCAAGCTGACGGACAACCTGGAGACTCGTATAGACGAGCTGGAGCGATGGAGCCGCAAGCTGGCCAAGCTGCGTCGCCTGGACAGCATGAAGAGCACCGTGAGCGGAGGCACCGTCAG CCAATCAGGAAGTTATTtcagcagaacaggaagtggcccaCTCAAGAAGAAGATGGTGCGACCTGGTAGTAAG aattcTGTCCCAGATCAAGGCTGCATCAGCCAGCGGTTCATGCAGGGAGCCATCCTGGCCCTGGTCATCGTCATGGCCTTCAG TGTCATTTCCATGTCCATCCTTTATGTGTTGACCCTTCACCACCGAGGAGATGTCACAGACAAGGACGG CTCTCTTCCCTCCTGTGCTTTGCACATCTCTTGGATGCCCGTCTTCACTGCCACCGTTCatttctgtccacctgtctgcctgtg GTCCAGAGCTGCTCTGGGATCCTCGCGGAAGAGTCCATACACTCCAGCCTCTACAACACCAG CTTGTTGTTCAACTCCTGCTGTGAACAACCAATCAGTAACAGGTCTGACACTGAGCAACAACCAGTCTGCACCGG ATTTAGGAAGCCTCTTTCCAACGCCGAGCACCATTAATAAGAAGGCCAAGTCCAGAATGATGGACAAAGACGGCCGTGGCCGTAACCGCCTGAGTCACACGTCCGCCCCCTTGTCCTTTGCCAAGTCCAAAAGGCCGGTACCTCCAGACCTGGATGAGGCGGGAACTGCCAACCGTCTGCCCGGGGGTCAGAGCGTGTCTCGTAGGCAACGCAGCCTCCATCCTAAAG CTCCCATGTTGGCCAGTCTACAGATCCTGGAGAGCAACCAAGAGATCTCCGCAGCAGGTTGTGCAAGACCCGACAGCTGCAG TTACACTGTGTCTCTCCGGGGCAACAAAAATTCCACCACATCACAAATCACTTTGCACTTGAC ATCCGCCTCCAGCGTGTGGGTACGACACTGTGgatccaccagggggcgactgTGCCCGAACCGGTCAGAAACAGACCTCCATGGGGGACAGAGTGCGGCAACACAG GGGACTCACCACCTGTGGTCAATTCCCATATTGTCTTTCCAAGACGTCACTTATCACTTCCGTGTCTCCTTATCA AGCGACGTGAGTTGTGCCGGCGATGGAGACTCCTCGTCATTCTCAGAATACCATTTCCTCATTGAGAGCAGCTGTTTGTGA